One segment of Chelmon rostratus isolate fCheRos1 chromosome 17, fCheRos1.pri, whole genome shotgun sequence DNA contains the following:
- the zfand2a gene encoding AN1-type zinc finger protein 2A isoform X2 — translation MEFPDLGEHCTEKTCKRLDFLPMRCDACQEIFCKDHITYANHKCMSSYKKDIQVPVCPLCNIPIPIKRGEMPDIKVGEHIDRDCKSDPAQRKRKIFTNKCSKGGCKQKEMMRVTCDQCHLNYCLKHRHPLDHDCKTDGKPMSKSGHAAAMRAHSASSTSASGSSSSASGNPRPVSNGVSANSRGHNSGSTQRIPTSVSAQNVIPPSASFQAGMTEEQALQRALEMSLADSRRPVQPALSPQEQEDLALAQALAASEEEYRRQQQRQQVPGKLSRQ, via the exons ATGGAGTTTCCAGATTTGGGAGAGCACTGCACTGAGAAGACCTGCAAACGTTTAG ATTTTCTTCCTATGAGATGTGACGCCTGCCAAGAGATTTTCTGCAAAGACCACATAACTTATGCAAATCACAAATGCATGTCATCCTACAAAAAG GATATCCAGGTCCCAGTTTGTCCTCTGTGCAACATCCCTATTCCCAtcaagagaggagagatgcCCGACATTAAAGTCGGCGAGCACATTGATCGAGATTGCAAATCGGATcctgcacagagaaagagaaag aTTTTCACAAATAAATGTTCTAAAGGGGGCTGTAAGCAGAAGGAAATGATGCGAGTGACCTGTGATCAGTGTCATTTAAATTACTGTCTTAAACACCGGCACCCACTAGACCATGACTGTAAAACTGATGGGAAACCTATGTCCAAATCAGG ACATGCTGCTGCAATGAGGGCCCACAGtgcttcctccacctctgcttcTGGTTCTAGTTCATCTGCCTCAGGAAACCCTAGACCTGTTTCAAATGGTGTGAGTGCAAATAGCAGAGGTCACAACAGTGG ctcCACCCAGCGGATCCCCACTTCCGTTTCAGCTCAGAATGTAATACCACCATCAGCGTCCTTTCAGGCCGGCATG ACGGAGGAGCAGGCTCTACAAAGGGCTCTAGAGATGTCTTTGGCTGATTCGAGGCGGCCAGTTCAGCCGGCCCTCAG CCCTCAGGAGCAGGAGGATCTGGCTCTCGCTCAGGCTCTCGCTGCCAGTGAAGAAGAATACAGAcgccagcagcagagacagcaggtaCCCGGAAAGCTTAGCCGTcagtag
- the zfand2a gene encoding AN1-type zinc finger protein 2A isoform X1 translates to MEFPDLGEHCTEKTCKRLDFLPMRCDACQEIFCKDHITYANHKCMSSYKKDIQVPVCPLCNIPIPIKRGEMPDIKVGEHIDRDCKSDPAQRKRKIFTNKCSKGGCKQKEMMRVTCDQCHLNYCLKHRHPLDHDCKTDGKPMSKSGHAAAMRAHSASSTSASGSSSSASGNPRPVSNGVSANSRGHNSGSTQRIPTSVSAQNVIPPSASFQAGMTEEQALQRALEMSLADSRRPVQPALSPQEQEDLALAQALAASEEEYRRQQQRQQGRESKQSNCSLS, encoded by the exons ATGGAGTTTCCAGATTTGGGAGAGCACTGCACTGAGAAGACCTGCAAACGTTTAG ATTTTCTTCCTATGAGATGTGACGCCTGCCAAGAGATTTTCTGCAAAGACCACATAACTTATGCAAATCACAAATGCATGTCATCCTACAAAAAG GATATCCAGGTCCCAGTTTGTCCTCTGTGCAACATCCCTATTCCCAtcaagagaggagagatgcCCGACATTAAAGTCGGCGAGCACATTGATCGAGATTGCAAATCGGATcctgcacagagaaagagaaag aTTTTCACAAATAAATGTTCTAAAGGGGGCTGTAAGCAGAAGGAAATGATGCGAGTGACCTGTGATCAGTGTCATTTAAATTACTGTCTTAAACACCGGCACCCACTAGACCATGACTGTAAAACTGATGGGAAACCTATGTCCAAATCAGG ACATGCTGCTGCAATGAGGGCCCACAGtgcttcctccacctctgcttcTGGTTCTAGTTCATCTGCCTCAGGAAACCCTAGACCTGTTTCAAATGGTGTGAGTGCAAATAGCAGAGGTCACAACAGTGG ctcCACCCAGCGGATCCCCACTTCCGTTTCAGCTCAGAATGTAATACCACCATCAGCGTCCTTTCAGGCCGGCATG ACGGAGGAGCAGGCTCTACAAAGGGCTCTAGAGATGTCTTTGGCTGATTCGAGGCGGCCAGTTCAGCCGGCCCTCAG CCCTCAGGAGCAGGAGGATCTGGCTCTCGCTCAGGCTCTCGCTGCCAGTGAAGAAGAATACAGAcgccagcagcagagacagcag gGGAGAGAGTCCAAACAATCCAACTGCAGCCTTTCTTAA